A stretch of the Diorhabda sublineata isolate icDioSubl1.1 chromosome 11, icDioSubl1.1, whole genome shotgun sequence genome encodes the following:
- the LOC130450404 gene encoding endocuticle structural glycoprotein ABD-5-like: MDTLVLWIFVMLFVVSSCQYPKSRENNYPKFPNYRETKIVKQESNIGLPNYNFSYETSDGSRREEAAVLKDTGNKKEAVLAVSGSYTYVGTDGVTYKITYVADENGYRASGEHLPTNKQ, translated from the exons GTATTGTGGATTTTCGTAATGTTATTTGTTGTATCAAGTTGCCAGTATCCTAAATCTCGGGAAAACAATTACCCGAAGTTTCCAAATTACAGAGAAACCAAAATTGTGAAGCAAGAAAGTAACATAGGACTCCCAAATTACAATTTCTC TTATGAAACAAGCGATGGATCTCGAAGAGAAGAAGCGGCAGTACTCAAAGATACCGGTAATAAAAAAGAAGCGGTACTGGCGGTTAGCGGTTCATATACTTACGTAGGTACAGACGGTGTGacttataaaattacctacgtTGCCGACGAGAATGGTTACAGGGCCTCCGGAGAACATTTGCCAACAAATAAACAATAG